From the genome of Sulfurovum sp. NBC37-1, one region includes:
- a CDS encoding thiazole synthase, with the protein MTQHMQQEEKNWQIGGKTLNSRMFIGSALYPSPAIMEASIRASGSQVVTVSLRRQGVNKEAGEGFWKIIRDLGMEVLPNTAGCHSAKEAITIAQMAREVFGTNWIKLEVIGDQYNLQPDPYETVEAARVLIQEGFEVFPYTTDDLVVAKRLVDVGCNILMPWGSPIGSGKGLMNPYNLKAIREAFPQMPLIIDAGIGKPSHAIQAMELGYDGILLNSAVALAQDPVAMAKAFSLAVEAGRTGYEAGAMQEREFASPSTPTVGTPFWHQGK; encoded by the coding sequence ATGACACAACATATGCAACAGGAAGAGAAGAACTGGCAGATCGGTGGTAAGACCCTGAATTCAAGGATGTTCATAGGGTCGGCACTTTACCCTTCACCGGCAATTATGGAGGCATCGATCAGGGCTTCAGGTTCACAGGTTGTCACTGTTTCTCTGCGCCGGCAGGGTGTGAACAAAGAGGCGGGCGAAGGATTCTGGAAGATCATTCGTGATCTGGGGATGGAAGTACTGCCCAATACGGCAGGATGCCACTCTGCCAAAGAGGCTATTACTATTGCACAGATGGCAAGAGAGGTGTTTGGGACTAATTGGATCAAGCTTGAGGTGATAGGTGACCAGTATAACCTGCAACCCGATCCCTATGAAACGGTAGAAGCAGCCAGGGTACTCATTCAAGAGGGGTTTGAGGTGTTTCCCTACACGACGGACGATCTGGTTGTTGCCAAGAGACTGGTCGATGTTGGGTGTAACATTCTGATGCCGTGGGGATCACCCATCGGGTCTGGGAAAGGGCTGATGAATCCTTACAACCTCAAAGCTATCCGTGAAGCCTTTCCCCAGATGCCGCTCATCATCGATGCGGGTATCGGAAAACCCTCCCATGCCATTCAGGCGATGGAACTGGGATATGACGGCATACTTCTCAATTCGGCAGTGGCCCTTGCACAGGACCCTGTAGCCATGGCAAAGGCATTTTCCCTGGCAGTTGAAGCCGGGCGAACAGGGTATGAAGCGGGTGCAATGCAGGAGCGTGAGTTTGCTTCTCCCTCCACACCGACGGTTGGCACACCCTTCTGGCACCAGGGTAAATAG
- a CDS encoding thiamine phosphate synthase, translating to MKFPKCNESPLGIYPVVDRADKLRPLYECGITTAQLRVKDMDGKALEQEIIEAIRISEEFKARLFVNDHWQLAIKHGAYGIHLGQEDIREADVAAIFDAGIRLGISTHTPEEIDIALGFEPSYIAIGPVFVPISKELKYNTVGIGLLKSWAESVDYPVVAIGGITLDNIKEVVQTKAASGIAMISGVLEADKVSKEKTKVLIEVFETYGV from the coding sequence ATGAAATTTCCAAAATGTAATGAGAGCCCTCTGGGTATCTACCCGGTTGTGGACAGAGCCGATAAACTCAGACCGCTTTACGAATGCGGCATCACGACTGCACAGCTGCGTGTGAAAGATATGGATGGCAAAGCGCTTGAGCAGGAGATCATAGAAGCGATCAGGATATCCGAAGAATTCAAAGCCAGACTTTTTGTCAATGACCACTGGCAGCTTGCCATAAAACATGGTGCCTACGGCATTCATCTAGGGCAGGAGGACATCCGGGAAGCGGATGTAGCGGCCATATTTGATGCCGGTATCCGCCTTGGCATCAGTACCCATACGCCAGAAGAGATCGATATCGCCCTGGGATTTGAACCTTCCTATATCGCGATCGGTCCTGTTTTTGTACCGATCTCCAAGGAGTTGAAGTACAATACGGTGGGCATTGGACTGCTGAAGTCGTGGGCGGAAAGTGTGGACTATCCGGTGGTGGCTATCGGCGGGATTACCCTAGACAATATCAAAGAGGTTGTACAGACGAAAGCAGCCAGTGGCATCGCGATGATCTCCGGTGTATTGGAGGCAGACAAGGTCAGTAAGGAAAAAACAAAAGTACTCATAGAGGTATTTGAAACCTATGGGGTCTGA
- the thiD gene encoding bifunctional hydroxymethylpyrimidine kinase/phosphomethylpyrimidine kinase, whose amino-acid sequence MGSEHTPTVLTIAGFDPYGGAGVVMDVKTIHALGGYALSSVTAVTAQNSTGVKSVHNTAPEILRAQLEVLLDDISVDAVKIGMLADKEVVQSIVEIIQKYDLKNIVLDTVLVSSSGRQLIREDAVEVMKKELFPLVDLITPNIPEVNTLQHHTYSGKESETQEVAQAFFDLGVNAVLLKGGHSEAEEAIDHLVQRDGTMESFAHRRIDTTHTHGTGCLLSSAVATGLAKGLEMNESVSGAKDFLSRKLEHADELDLQYHTKNEEKREPIF is encoded by the coding sequence ATGGGGTCTGAGCATACACCGACGGTACTGACCATTGCCGGATTTGATCCGTATGGTGGGGCAGGGGTAGTGATGGATGTAAAGACAATCCATGCATTGGGAGGGTATGCTCTCTCTTCGGTTACTGCTGTCACTGCGCAGAATTCCACAGGTGTTAAAAGTGTCCACAACACTGCACCCGAGATACTCAGAGCACAGCTTGAAGTACTTTTGGATGACATCAGTGTGGATGCAGTGAAGATCGGTATGCTTGCCGACAAAGAGGTGGTGCAAAGCATTGTCGAGATCATTCAAAAATACGATTTGAAAAATATCGTATTAGATACGGTTCTGGTCAGTTCAAGCGGCAGGCAACTGATCCGAGAGGATGCTGTAGAGGTTATGAAAAAGGAACTTTTCCCTCTGGTCGATCTCATAACACCAAACATTCCGGAGGTCAATACCCTGCAGCACCACACATACAGTGGAAAAGAAAGTGAGACCCAAGAGGTTGCCCAAGCCTTTTTTGATCTGGGTGTGAACGCAGTACTGCTTAAAGGCGGTCATAGTGAAGCTGAAGAGGCGATTGATCATCTTGTACAGCGAGACGGTACTATGGAGTCGTTCGCTCACAGAAGAATAGACACCACCCATACACACGGCACAGGCTGTCTTCTCTCTTCAGCAGTAGCAACAGGGCTTGCAAAAGGGCTGGAAATGAATGAAAGCGTGTCAGGAGCTAAAGACTTTCTTTCCCGGAAGCTGGAACATGCTGATGAATTAGACTTGCAATATCATACCAAAAATGAGGAAAAAAGGGAGCCGATCTTTTAA
- a CDS encoding TonB-dependent receptor, which translates to MKSRFLTLSVMTASALVSTALYAEEVNIDPIVVGADFREANLSQVTNSMTVFAEEDLYDKATEPFIETLTQAPNVNFSAGASKAKYVQIRGIGERSQFETPINPSVGIIIDGMDFSQNPLGITLFDTKQVEVLRGPQGTTFGANGMAGVIVVQSNEPTAETNGHFEATVGNYNTKAVGAAVGGSIIDDKLLGRISVYKNSSDGYMENSYLGRDDTNNIDELTVKAALKWLINDSSTLDLNYIHADIDNGYDAFTLDNSWVSHSDKPGKDTQLTDAFSLKYTNQINDAMHLIAAVSHSNSDSEYSYDEDWSYVGEFDASLWPYDWFDQYLRNRKQTDFDMRMVSDEAGKIFNNTTAWTVGVYYKDYSEDMTRNHFKDDHWETFTHNYDTTNKAIYGQIDSDLTDKLVFTLGLRAENWEVDYSDSDAFVENNDENLYGGKIGLSYKADENALYYATLSRGYKPGGVNADNTLPSEDRTFETETLWNLDVGVNSKYFDNTLVNRLNFFYGKRRDQQVKAYIENDRSFSDYFDNAAKGTYYGLESELDYYPNDTLHLYSKLGLLHAEFDEYTPEMTGRAPAQSPKYQYNVGLDYSFLENWRFKANVEGMGSYYFSDTHDQKSDSYALLNSSIEYVYGNFSAILWGRNLTDKEYDVRGFYFGNDPSKFYEPELYTQKGTPRTFSLTVTYDF; encoded by the coding sequence ATGAAATCCAGATTTTTAACATTATCGGTCATGACGGCTTCGGCACTTGTCTCGACAGCACTTTACGCAGAAGAGGTAAACATTGACCCTATTGTAGTCGGCGCAGACTTCAGGGAAGCAAACCTTTCACAGGTTACCAACAGTATGACGGTCTTCGCCGAAGAGGATCTATATGACAAGGCGACAGAGCCTTTTATAGAAACGCTTACACAGGCACCCAATGTCAACTTTTCTGCAGGAGCATCCAAGGCAAAATATGTGCAGATTAGAGGTATCGGTGAGCGTAGTCAGTTTGAAACACCGATCAATCCTTCGGTCGGTATCATCATTGATGGCATGGACTTTTCACAAAACCCTCTGGGGATTACACTGTTCGACACGAAACAGGTAGAAGTACTCCGTGGACCGCAGGGAACGACATTCGGTGCCAATGGCATGGCCGGTGTGATCGTGGTCCAAAGTAATGAACCTACGGCAGAAACGAATGGCCATTTTGAAGCAACAGTGGGAAATTACAATACCAAAGCGGTCGGTGCGGCAGTCGGAGGCAGTATCATCGATGATAAACTGCTTGGACGTATCTCTGTCTACAAGAACAGCAGTGATGGGTATATGGAGAACAGCTATCTCGGGCGTGACGATACGAACAATATCGATGAATTGACAGTAAAAGCAGCACTCAAGTGGCTTATTAACGACTCCAGTACACTGGATCTCAACTATATCCATGCTGATATAGACAACGGATATGATGCATTCACACTGGACAACTCCTGGGTTTCCCACTCCGACAAACCGGGTAAAGATACACAGCTGACAGATGCTTTCTCCCTCAAGTATACCAACCAGATAAACGATGCAATGCATTTGATTGCAGCTGTAAGCCATAGTAATTCAGACTCCGAATACAGTTATGACGAAGACTGGTCGTATGTAGGAGAATTTGATGCTTCTCTATGGCCGTACGACTGGTTTGACCAGTACCTCAGAAATAGAAAACAGACCGATTTCGATATGCGAATGGTATCGGATGAGGCAGGAAAGATCTTTAATAATACAACTGCATGGACAGTTGGTGTATATTATAAAGACTATAGTGAGGATATGACTAGAAATCATTTTAAAGATGACCACTGGGAAACGTTCACCCATAACTATGATACGACGAATAAAGCGATCTACGGACAGATAGACAGTGACCTGACGGACAAGCTTGTTTTCACATTGGGCTTGAGAGCGGAGAATTGGGAAGTGGATTACAGTGATTCGGATGCCTTTGTTGAAAATAATGATGAAAATCTGTACGGCGGAAAGATCGGCCTCTCCTATAAGGCTGATGAGAATGCTCTTTATTATGCAACACTTTCCAGAGGCTACAAGCCAGGAGGTGTCAATGCGGACAATACGCTTCCGAGTGAAGACAGAACTTTTGAGACTGAGACCCTCTGGAATCTCGATGTAGGTGTGAATTCAAAATACTTTGATAACACACTTGTCAACCGTCTCAACTTCTTTTACGGTAAACGAAGAGACCAGCAGGTCAAAGCCTATATAGAGAACGATAGAAGTTTTTCCGACTATTTCGACAATGCGGCAAAGGGAACGTATTATGGTCTTGAATCTGAATTGGATTACTACCCCAATGACACTCTGCACCTCTACAGCAAACTGGGGCTGCTCCATGCAGAATTTGATGAGTATACGCCTGAAATGACAGGACGTGCACCGGCACAGTCACCGAAATATCAGTATAATGTGGGATTGGATTACAGCTTTTTGGAGAACTGGAGATTCAAAGCCAATGTCGAGGGAATGGGAAGTTACTACTTCTCTGACACACATGACCAGAAGTCTGACTCATATGCACTTCTCAACAGCAGCATAGAATATGTTTACGGTAACTTCAGTGCAATATTGTGGGGCAGGAACCTGACAGACAAAGAGTATGATGTCAGAGGATTCTATTTTGGTAACGATCCGTCCAAATTCTACGAGCCGGAACTCTATACACAAAAAGGAACACCCAGAACCTTTAGTCTGACAGTGACCTATGATTTTTAA
- the pnuC gene encoding nicotinamide riboside transporter PnuC: MEMNWQNVLDAFAMMSGWEIMAVILGISYVILAAKESQWAWPFAFFSTLIYTIIFWDGALVSSSILNFYYMAMAVYGFILWKEDEHGETLHISRWPIKKHLLFISLGLVGSLFLGYLSETYAGAKFAYHDAFVMVFSGIATWMMAKKVLENWLYWMIIDSTAITLYYKSGYYATIILFILYVILAFYGYTSWRKAYNEDLAR, encoded by the coding sequence ATGGAGATGAACTGGCAGAATGTTCTTGATGCATTTGCAATGATGTCCGGCTGGGAGATCATGGCCGTCATTCTTGGTATAAGCTATGTCATTCTTGCCGCCAAAGAGTCCCAATGGGCCTGGCCTTTTGCCTTTTTCAGCACCCTTATCTATACGATCATTTTCTGGGACGGTGCGCTGGTCTCCTCCTCCATTCTGAACTTTTACTATATGGCCATGGCTGTTTACGGCTTCATACTCTGGAAAGAGGATGAACACGGGGAGACCCTTCACATCAGCCGATGGCCCATAAAAAAACATCTTCTCTTTATTTCTCTAGGGCTTGTCGGCAGTCTGTTTCTGGGTTACCTTTCAGAGACCTATGCAGGAGCGAAATTCGCCTACCATGATGCATTTGTCATGGTCTTTTCGGGGATCGCTACCTGGATGATGGCAAAGAAAGTTCTGGAGAACTGGCTCTACTGGATGATCATCGATTCCACTGCGATCACACTCTATTACAAGTCCGGCTACTATGCAACGATCATACTCTTCATTCTCTATGTCATTCTGGCATTCTACGGGTATACCAGCTGGCGAAAGGCGTATAATGAAGACCTTGCTCGATAG
- a CDS encoding choline/ethanolamine kinase family protein has product MKTLLDRTDLFNGKVIEEITLLPEQGYSNENYRFEVGNKNYLLRKFKLADRDRVLEYKIQTMAYERGLAAKPLLLHSDESFMVCEFAEGEHRTQLQREELNLLTETLKILHSLSIDNPPLKLEELFKDVNDEVKKSFEIIERYPKEIVLCHNDPNPKNCLFSSKNLTLIDWEFASMNDRYFDLAAVSIEFELGQIDEAYMLAWYFGREGWEKEKLEAYKVIYKELCKQWFKDNLHVNDFA; this is encoded by the coding sequence ATGAAGACCTTGCTCGATAGAACAGACCTTTTTAACGGGAAAGTCATAGAAGAGATAACACTGCTGCCAGAACAGGGCTACTCCAATGAAAACTACCGTTTTGAAGTCGGGAATAAAAACTATCTGCTCCGAAAATTTAAACTGGCCGACCGTGATCGTGTCTTGGAATATAAAATACAAACAATGGCATATGAAAGAGGTTTGGCGGCAAAGCCTCTACTGTTACACAGTGACGAGAGTTTTATGGTCTGTGAATTTGCAGAAGGTGAACATAGAACACAATTGCAAAGAGAAGAATTGAATCTGCTGACGGAAACATTGAAAATATTACACAGTTTAAGCATAGACAATCCTCCGCTCAAACTTGAAGAACTTTTTAAAGATGTCAATGATGAGGTTAAAAAATCTTTTGAAATTATTGAAAGATATCCTAAAGAAATAGTACTCTGCCATAACGATCCTAATCCAAAAAACTGTCTCTTTTCTTCAAAAAACCTAACATTGATCGACTGGGAATTTGCCTCTATGAATGACAGGTACTTTGATCTTGCAGCCGTGAGTATAGAGTTTGAACTTGGACAGATAGATGAAGCCTATATGTTAGCCTGGTATTTCGGAAGGGAAGGATGGGAAAAAGAAAAACTTGAAGCTTATAAAGTCATTTACAAAGAATTATGCAAACAGTGGTTTAAAGACAATTTACACGTGAATGATTTCGCGTAG
- the glmS gene encoding glutamine--fructose-6-phosphate transaminase (isomerizing) encodes MCGIVGYIGPKEKKEILLDGLQELEYRGYDSAGIAVIEGEKLNSFKAIGKLENLREKTKEYSSEGFGISIGHTRWATHGKPTELNAHPHLGAYSYVVHNGIIENYQELKEELQKEGIHFLSQTDTETIVHLFEIYNNKMNDPFAAFEKTIGRLEGAYATLLITEAAPDTIFFAKNGSPMLIGFDGAEVYFASSDTPIIGKANEVYYLEDGEYGYVKEGEVHLFNAESEKTFTKQPLTADKLSAQKDGYRFFMEKEIYEQSTVMSETIMGRVLADKIILDELDDDFFEGINAIKICACGTSYHSALTAAYLFERISKIRCDVEIASEFRYKEPLLSKDTLFITISQSGETADTLEALKMAKRAGLKSLSICNVDNSSIVRESNAAILTRAGIEKGVASTKAFATQTMVLWILALYMGQEKQTITADVLNSEIDAILHTPKALVVTDNLHAKLTRLSKRYLHGHGFFFIGRDIFFPLALEGALKLKEISYLHAEGYPAGEMKHGPIALADSDLFTVALMPKTMHYDKIKSNVEELSARDATICAISPEPFELADDFIQTKCDSHPMLEFFEMMVVTQLLALEISVRLGNDVDMPRNLAKSVTVE; translated from the coding sequence ATGTGTGGAATCGTAGGGTATATCGGCCCCAAAGAAAAAAAAGAAATACTGCTGGACGGACTGCAGGAGCTTGAGTACAGAGGCTATGACTCCGCAGGGATCGCGGTCATAGAGGGTGAAAAGCTCAACAGTTTCAAAGCCATCGGAAAACTGGAAAACCTTAGAGAGAAAACCAAAGAATATAGCAGTGAAGGCTTTGGCATCTCCATCGGACATACACGCTGGGCAACCCACGGCAAACCGACAGAACTCAATGCCCACCCGCATCTGGGGGCCTACTCCTATGTCGTACACAACGGGATCATTGAAAATTACCAGGAATTGAAAGAGGAGCTTCAAAAAGAGGGGATCCATTTTCTGAGCCAGACCGATACGGAGACTATCGTCCACCTCTTTGAAATATACAATAACAAAATGAACGATCCATTTGCAGCTTTTGAAAAGACGATCGGACGGCTTGAAGGGGCTTATGCGACCCTGCTCATCACCGAGGCGGCACCCGATACCATCTTCTTTGCAAAGAACGGTTCTCCTATGCTTATCGGTTTTGACGGAGCAGAGGTCTACTTTGCTTCTTCCGATACGCCTATCATAGGAAAAGCGAATGAAGTCTATTACCTTGAAGACGGCGAATACGGCTATGTCAAAGAGGGAGAGGTCCACCTCTTCAATGCGGAAAGTGAAAAAACTTTTACCAAACAGCCTTTGACCGCAGACAAACTCTCCGCGCAGAAAGACGGGTACCGCTTCTTTATGGAGAAAGAGATCTATGAGCAAAGCACTGTCATGTCTGAAACTATTATGGGACGCGTGCTGGCTGATAAGATCATATTGGATGAGCTGGATGACGATTTCTTTGAAGGCATCAACGCTATCAAGATCTGTGCCTGCGGAACCTCTTATCACTCCGCACTGACCGCCGCCTATCTGTTTGAGCGCATTTCAAAGATCCGCTGCGATGTGGAGATCGCTTCAGAGTTCCGATACAAAGAACCGCTTTTAAGCAAAGATACCCTCTTTATCACTATTTCTCAGAGCGGTGAAACGGCCGATACGCTTGAAGCCTTGAAGATGGCCAAACGTGCGGGACTCAAAAGCCTGAGTATCTGTAACGTGGACAACTCTTCCATCGTACGGGAGAGTAATGCTGCCATCCTAACACGCGCAGGGATAGAAAAAGGCGTCGCAAGTACCAAAGCCTTCGCTACACAGACCATGGTACTCTGGATACTTGCACTCTACATGGGCCAGGAGAAGCAAACCATTACTGCAGATGTATTGAACAGCGAAATCGATGCGATCCTCCATACGCCAAAAGCCCTGGTCGTCACGGACAATCTGCACGCCAAACTGACCCGGCTTTCCAAACGTTATCTTCACGGGCACGGATTTTTCTTCATCGGAAGGGACATCTTCTTCCCGCTTGCCCTCGAAGGTGCGCTCAAGCTCAAAGAGATCTCCTACCTGCATGCTGAAGGCTACCCGGCGGGCGAGATGAAACATGGTCCTATCGCACTTGCAGACAGCGATCTCTTTACCGTAGCTCTTATGCCAAAGACCATGCACTATGATAAGATCAAATCGAATGTGGAAGAGCTCTCTGCAAGAGATGCCACCATCTGTGCTATCTCCCCAGAACCTTTTGAACTGGCAGATGATTTCATTCAGACCAAATGCGATTCTCATCCTATGCTGGAATTCTTTGAAATGATGGTAGTCACGCAACTGCTTGCACTGGAGATATCGGTACGTCTTGGAAATGATGTGGATATGCCGAGGAATTTGGCGAAATCTGTTACGGTAGAGTAA
- a CDS encoding HD domain-containing protein — translation MDRVKAQIEELLYTNAPHFEIAKVLKGEIKRYFDTLEETFSTSGGKDFLVKHTRKIDTVLKLVYQVAHRDMFGNYAPLKNSVPLALVALGSYGREQLCVYSDIDLMIVYKDIPGYNTKEMIEKILYILWDTGLKLGHRVHTVEELYEVSKTDITIKTALIESRFIEGSNFLWTETQNALYRIRHDDPGTFIRLKLEEQAKKHKKYPLTMEPNLKEGSGGFRDANLVYWIGKVLYNVDSIKDLPEAIVEEKEYRPFRIALEFLFRVRSALHLASHKKEDRLRLDLLPSVAGLLGYEENPKGHIRFAMKVTDSLKSIRLYSTIWLEKLTRDYMEIPSEKRYIYPKGKDFNTMLKHLCNEAKTPYRAHPTLLQELLNAKRPERPDRKLYETIAMIFYQPYAYSILSTLSYTKLLRYTIPPIRKVVDMPQFDGYHRYAVDIHSLRCIYHLEHIGEPLILELYEALSKEEKAIMKLVVFLHDAGKGRKRDHHLVGASLFRIFAQKLQFDPHLIEIGEQLIQYHTLMSNIAQREDIYNEKVIFGFASHFPTKKLLDMIYILTYADMNGVGGEIYNSFSAKLIRTLYKHSLEILGQTELLDEAAKRATKEAALKRHPAFKALKKSEQKKILQMPSNLLFLRYRPERIIDIAKKAFETEDFTYQISNEAHLTIEIIRTGSFNLSYLLGKLTNLEVVNMDISKLFNELKYFKIDFATKVGTDEVYLVEEIIADAFDPTKKSIKKVPHIEREDIDIDCEHSKTYALMHLKSKNQKGLLAYVINLFDDLGIDIVTAKVHTLKNRVRDMFLIEKNGNFCHNVEIIIEKLTTKKNEEK, via the coding sequence GTGGACAGAGTCAAGGCACAGATAGAAGAACTACTTTACACGAATGCCCCCCATTTCGAGATCGCCAAAGTACTCAAAGGGGAGATCAAACGCTATTTCGATACACTGGAAGAGACCTTTTCTACTTCGGGAGGCAAGGACTTTCTCGTCAAGCATACCCGAAAGATAGATACCGTTCTCAAACTGGTGTACCAGGTTGCACACCGGGATATGTTCGGCAACTATGCCCCTCTGAAGAACTCCGTTCCCCTGGCACTTGTGGCACTCGGATCTTACGGACGGGAGCAGCTCTGCGTCTACTCCGACATCGACCTGATGATCGTCTACAAGGATATCCCCGGGTACAATACAAAGGAGATGATAGAGAAAATACTCTATATTCTCTGGGATACAGGTTTGAAGCTCGGCCACCGCGTCCATACGGTCGAGGAACTCTATGAAGTCTCGAAGACTGACATCACCATCAAGACCGCGTTAATCGAATCGCGCTTTATAGAGGGTTCAAATTTCCTGTGGACCGAGACACAAAACGCACTATACAGAATACGGCATGACGATCCGGGCACATTCATACGTCTCAAACTTGAAGAACAGGCGAAAAAACATAAAAAATACCCTCTGACAATGGAACCGAACCTCAAGGAGGGTTCAGGCGGATTCAGGGATGCCAACCTCGTCTACTGGATCGGCAAAGTCCTCTACAATGTGGACAGCATCAAAGATCTGCCCGAAGCAATCGTGGAAGAAAAAGAGTACCGTCCTTTCCGCATCGCGCTGGAATTCCTCTTCCGGGTACGTTCGGCACTGCATCTCGCCTCACATAAAAAAGAGGACCGCCTTCGGCTTGACCTCCTCCCCTCCGTTGCCGGACTACTGGGATACGAAGAGAACCCAAAGGGGCATATCAGATTTGCTATGAAGGTGACGGACAGCCTAAAAAGCATCCGTCTCTACAGTACGATCTGGTTAGAAAAACTGACCAGGGACTATATGGAGATCCCTTCGGAGAAACGCTATATCTACCCCAAAGGGAAAGATTTCAATACCATGCTGAAACATCTCTGCAATGAAGCTAAAACGCCTTACAGGGCACACCCCACCCTGCTGCAGGAACTTCTCAACGCCAAACGTCCTGAACGGCCCGACAGGAAACTTTACGAAACGATCGCAATGATCTTCTACCAGCCGTATGCTTACTCCATTCTCAGTACGCTCTCTTACACCAAACTACTGCGCTATACCATACCGCCCATCAGGAAAGTGGTCGATATGCCGCAGTTCGACGGATATCACCGGTATGCCGTCGATATTCACTCCCTGCGTTGTATCTATCATCTGGAACATATTGGGGAACCGCTTATTCTGGAACTTTATGAAGCGTTGAGCAAAGAGGAAAAAGCCATAATGAAGCTGGTTGTTTTCCTTCACGATGCGGGCAAAGGAAGAAAAAGAGACCACCATCTCGTCGGTGCCTCTCTCTTCAGGATCTTTGCCCAGAAACTGCAGTTCGACCCTCATCTCATTGAAATAGGAGAGCAGCTGATCCAGTACCATACTCTGATGAGCAATATCGCACAGCGAGAAGATATCTACAACGAGAAGGTCATTTTCGGTTTTGCTTCCCATTTTCCTACCAAAAAGCTGCTTGACATGATCTATATTCTTACCTATGCCGACATGAATGGCGTAGGCGGAGAGATCTACAACTCTTTCAGTGCAAAGCTGATCCGTACGCTCTACAAACATTCCCTGGAAATCCTTGGGCAGACCGAACTGCTTGACGAAGCGGCAAAACGTGCCACAAAAGAAGCGGCACTGAAACGCCATCCGGCATTCAAGGCACTTAAAAAAAGCGAACAGAAGAAGATACTTCAAATGCCTTCAAACCTTCTCTTCCTGCGTTATCGGCCTGAACGCATCATAGACATTGCCAAAAAAGCATTTGAAACAGAAGATTTTACGTACCAGATTAGCAATGAAGCACACCTGACCATCGAGATTATCCGTACAGGTTCTTTCAATCTGAGCTATCTGCTCGGTAAACTTACCAATCTTGAAGTAGTCAATATGGATATCAGCAAGCTTTTCAATGAACTCAAATATTTCAAGATCGACTTTGCTACAAAGGTGGGAACAGATGAAGTATATCTTGTCGAAGAGATCATCGCTGATGCTTTCGATCCCACAAAGAAGAGTATCAAAAAGGTACCCCATATCGAAAGAGAGGATATTGATATTGACTGCGAGCACTCAAAGACCTATGCACTTATGCATCTCAAGAGCAAAAACCAGAAAGGGCTACTGGCCTATGTCATTAACCTTTTCGACGACCTGGGCATCGATATTGTCACAGCAAAGGTGCATACCCTGAAAAACAGGGTACGGGATATGTTCCTTATCGAAAAGAATGGAAACTTTTGTCATAATGTTGAGATCATAATAGAAAAACTGACTACTAAAAAGAATGAGGAAAAATAG